From one Triticum urartu cultivar G1812 chromosome 3, Tu2.1, whole genome shotgun sequence genomic stretch:
- the LOC125548228 gene encoding uncharacterized protein LOC125548228: MASPRAPDWPRGLIFAPGDADLITIHLQRKSSGSSLPAADARYIHNADVYAAEPAALVTGLLPASARSDGEGREWYFFTSVRAQSSRDTRRCRAVAGGAGTWHSEKARCVVLDGGGAVVGYRQSFTYEPKNGWLMLEFSQQEPRRGEAMPVLCKIYQKRRAGRSASKTISSGSSSMSGSKRKAAAANERSVEGSSARVRRCLQFRLPPAAPNPPALVATSEIQEAYLLSAQRPQAEHEPEEPQEPPVRIAHIATPLIPSFSMAADHALTLDRTAFLRPAQDWPMPGNSDLSDTSTVLLGNYGFVSPATSELSCYNATTPLRDNTGAWAFQLSALTSSYDTTFLLPGQDWATPESSQVSEASTLDSYGCFSPDHATSRPTTQPISNGTGYCWSFPQHSELSAIFGA; encoded by the coding sequence ATGGCGTCCCCGCGTGCGCCCGACTGGCCCCGTGGCCTCATCTTCGCCCCCGGCGACGCCGATCTCATAACAATCCACCTCCAGCGCAAGAGCTCCGGGTCCTCGCTCCCCGCCGCCGACGCCCGGTACATCCACAACGCGGACGTGTACGCGGCCGAGCCCGCCGCGCTCGTCACCGGCCTCCTCCCCGCCTCGGCGAGGAGCGACGGCGAGGGCAGGGAGTGGTACTTCTTCACCTCCGTGCGGGCCCAGAGCAGCCGGGACACCCGCAGGTGCCGCGCCGTCGCGGGTGGGGCCGGCACCTGGCATTCGGAGAAGGCGCGGTGCGTCGTGCTCGACGGGGGCGGCGCCGTCGTCGGGTACCGCCAATCCTTCACCTACGAGCCCAAGAACGGCTGGCTGATGCTCGAGTTCAGCCAACAAGAACCCCGCCGCGGCGAGGCCATGCCCGTCCTCTGCAAAATCTACCAGAAGCGTCGTGCCGGCCGGTCCGCCTCGAAGACGATTTCGTCTGGGTCGTCGTCGATGTCGGGATCCAAGAGGAAGGCGGCGGCCGCGAACGAGCGCTCCGTCGAGGGTTCCTCGGCCCGCGTGAGGCGATGCCTGCAGTTCCGTCTGCCTCCTGCCGCACCAAATCCGCCCGCACTTGTTGCTACATCGGAGATTCAAGAAGCATACTTGCTTTCAGCCCAGCGGCCGCAGGCAGAGCACGAACCAGAGGAGCCTCAAGAACCACCGGTACGCATAGCACACATAGCCACACCGCTGATTCCCAGCTTCTCCATGGCCGCCGACCACGCCCTGACCTTGGACCGCACCGCCTTCCTCCGCCCCGCCCAAGATTGGCCCATGCCAGGGAATTCGGACCTGAGCGACACGTCGACGGTACTACTGGGCAATTATGGCTTCGTCTCACCAGCCACCTCCGAGCTGAGCTGCTACAATGCCACGACACCCTTGAGAGATAACACCGGCGCTTGGGCCTTCCAGCTGTCCGCCCTGACCTCCTCCTATGACACCACCTTCCTCCTCCCTGGCCAAGATTGGGCCACACCAGAGTCGTCACAAGTCAGTGAGGCATCGACGCTGGACAGCTACGGCTGCTTCTCGCCCGACCACGCCACATCCAGGCCCACCACACAGCCGATCAGCAATGGCACCGGCTATTGTTGGTCTTTCCCGCAGCACAGCGAGCTATCGGCGATTTTTGGCGCCTGA